The genomic stretch ggatccaacgaataagcctttgttttgaatccggcttggtaagcagatattttattgcagaatggtcagtgtagattacaactCTTGAACCAATCAGATAAGCTCTAAATTTCTCCAATGCATATACTATGGCTagcaattctttttcagttgttgcgtaattaacttgggcgtcattcaacaccttactagcatagtgtatggcatggaaaactttatcgcttctttgtcctaacaccgcacctactgcataatcgctagcatcacacatgagttcaaaGTCAAGTttccagtttggtgctacgattattggtgcggtgatcaacttttgtttcaaatctaagaaggctttaagacatgactcatcaaaaagaaaaggcgtacctttgttgagtAAATTACTCAATGGCTTTGCGATCTTTGAGAAGTCTTGTATGAATCTCCGATAGAACCcggcatgtcctagaaagcttcttattccTTTGATGTTAGTTGGAGGTGGCAATTTTTCGATAACCTCCACCTTGGCCTTGTCCACCTCTAGcccttcagaagaaatcttgtgaccaagcactataccctcagtgaccataaaattgcatttttcccagttgagcactaggttggtctccacgcatctctccagaactacatcaaggtgcttcaagcacatttcaaaagatgatccataaacagaaaaatcgtccatgaacacctcaatgcattcttctatcaagtctgaaaaatagcttgcatacaccgttgaaatgtggtcggtgcgttacataatccaaaaggcattcttcggtaagcaaagatgccgaaaggacatgtaaaagctgTTTTCTCATGATCTGCCGGATttactgaaatttgattataccccgaatatccgtccaagaaacagtagaagtttttgccggcgagccgctccaacatttggtccatgaaaggtagtgggaaatgatccttccttgtggcttggttcaaccttctatagtcgatgcacatcctccaccctgtcactgttctcgtcggaatcaactcgtttttatcatttttaatcaCCGTCATTCCGCCTTTCTTGGGTACCACctgtaccggactcacccatgcactatcggatatgggataaatcattccggcttctaaaagtttgacaacttctttacgaaccacctctttcattgatggattcaaacgcctctgaggttgcgcaaccggtttgaagttttcctccatcattatcttatgcatgcaatatgctggactaatacccttcaaatcgGATAAGACCCATCCTATTGCACCTTGGTTCTTTTTCAAAACTTGAATCAACTTATCTTCCTCTTGCGTGGAcaatgtgttgcttataatcaccgGCTTGGTACACTCCtctccaagaaacacatacttcaaatgtgacggaagcatcttcaattctaacttttgctcttcagtttccttctttgcatccaaatcttccactaattcttcttgataggccagctcaccacaagattctaacTCGTGCAACATCGCTTCAATCTCTCGTTCCTCATTGTCAGTCAACACATTGTATGCTCCGATTAGGGATCTTTCCAAAGGATTAGAAATATGGATTTGATTCacgacctccactacttcctcttcgcttgcatcaattcgaaaagaatcatgcttgtcagttggatgtttcattgcttcgaaaaggttaaaggtcacctcttcgtctTGAACTCTAACCTTCATTAACCCATCATCTATGTCGATCATCATTCGAGCGGtcttcataaaaggtcttccaaggattaggggtacatcgcggtcctcatccatctctactattacaAAATCCACAGGAAATAAAAATTTGTCCACTTTTACGAGCATGTCTTGGGCAATTTCGTATGGTGAGGTTGTAGACTTGTCTGCTAGTTGTAAGGTCATTCTTGTTGATTTAATCTCCACATTTCCCAATCGTTTGACAATGGAAAGGGgaattaaatttatactagagcccaaatctatcaaaccattcccaacgtatgtgcttccaatggttaccggtagaacaacccgtcccgggtcggactccttccgaggtaaagtcttctggatgattgtgctacaccgtgcatcaagaatgatggtctcatcttccacatgtcgccttttcttggtaagaatgtctTTCATAAATTTAGCATATCATGGCATTTGTTCTAGTGCATCAGaaaatggaatgttgatttggagttgcttgaagatgtccatgaatcgtgcatagtgcctagcattgtctttccttgatggagcatgtgggtagggtagatgttgagttgggatgacattcactcccttctcagatttcttctttttcttcgATTCAGCATTTTTTTTCTCCTCACAATCAGTCTGTACAGCAGTGGGCAGaacctgctcttttcgcggcgcgaaggtggttcgcggcgcgaactgagcatttccagAATCATTTTTCCTCTCACCAACTATATCTGTTTCTTCCAGAATCCCATCAGTGGTGTTCTCTTCTACAATttcttcacctttttcacttaccaacgctttaccgctccttgtgacaactgctttgcaatgctcctttggatttggttgagtgttAGCAGAAAAAGAAGGCCCTGCATTTTGTTCCGACAGCTGCTTCgcgagttggcctacttgattttccagatttttaattgccgCCTCGTTACTTTTCTGATTTGCCAtagaagcttgcatgaattgttgaagagtgtcttctagcttggaatttcctccttgcgactgctgaccttgagaatttggttgttggtaagggctttgctgttgataattctggttgttgaaccttgacggTTGGTACCCTTGATTGTTTCTCGGTTGATAGCCTTGAGTGttaggctgttgtctttgatatccctggttttggttgttcacataactgacttcttcttggggtgggggacaaaaaccagtaggatgatccccttgacacaactcacaacatgctacttgatgctgaacttgaaaaccttgaatctcttttatttgctgtggaagcttggccatttgttgagtaagaagCTCCACTTGCTGAGAGAGTAGCTTATTCTGtgcaaggatggcatcattggtattcaaCTCTAAAACTCCGGGCTTACGTTGTGAtgggctacgatcatgttgaccttgatgatcattacgggccatccgttcaataatgactttagcttcctccgcagtttttgatataagcgaaccacccgcggtggcgtccagaagtgtcttatgggttgattggagaccattcaaaaagatgtggatttgagtaagctcatcaaaaccatgtcccttacacttcctcaacattgatttgaatctctcccaagcttcatttagagattcGTTTCCTCCTTGAGTAAATACAGCTATAGCCGtcttggcttccatgaatcgggattgagggaagtatctttctaagaacttttcttctaatagattccaatccgtcatcactcttgattcttgatcaaggtaccactcctttgcTTTTCCCACTAatgagtgtgggaacatcctcttgaataacgTCTCTTCACCCGCctcgtctattcccgtagaacccgcaatctcatagaatttgatgagatgggtatacggatcttcgtgatccattccggtgaatggagttgcatagagaagttggaggattccggtcttcatctccgtatttcttcctccacgggcaaattgagcattccttcttggactattagcggacatttcagtacgattatcctccgccatgtttccttcacaagcttctacaaccacttcttcgattggaacaagtgcggaagtagatgcttcttctctccggttcctctcttcgactagtttccttcttcttcgtgttttgctattgagcttccgaagtgttctttcaatttcaggatcgaattgaagttgctcctcggttacttttcctcgcatgcactagaatctacaaaactaacaaaccaagtgaaacaaaagaggaataacaataaaagtaacaaaacttaaaaacaaagaattattgcaatgcttgtaatatcgacaccaatccccggcaacggcgccaatttgttgaaagagtatatctttggcaaatatttttgtatcgtatccacagagattaggtgatattaccgccgttcgataattcaaatgttttaagtttagaaagtaacagggttgttttgtttggaaaaatatcttgttaataaatgttaacataaactattaagtggttttagacaaatataaaagcttggcaagattggagttcactatttcacatatctatgattccctatgacgaataattagattcaagattattgatgatgttcaaatatcctctcaaagtcatttatgtctaaatgatatcgtgatagttattatattgatccttagacgatctctccacctaactatcaatatagcaacctttaatgttcaatatcaaagaatagtaatgaataaatctatctctacaacttattcattacttgaaaatctgttttatgtctaaactcgagtaatctctctcgacaactactcaaatctggttttcaaagtaaagcaaaaacagttccaatacatcaacaatctttatctcatatataaatcaaagtgaatacatagatagatgagaatagctactacctccaatcttgacaaaagggagtttagctcctcatcaccattgttcaaagcagaaagATAAAGAAGAAAACTCTGGTTTTCTCTATTACAAAAGCTCTACAGCACACTGTGTGAATGAATGGAATAATGTCTCAATaccctaggttaaactattttgtctctaccaaaaaaggttgacatttccctaattggacattgtcatcagcagcagaaaagcacttcccaggcagacatcaaaatggcaattactttttctgcacagcagcatatttgacccttggtcagcttgctggattcgcagccttcgcggcgcgaactgttgctttcccagcttccttgtttggcaagcttcctccaaaatgccatgttgaacccaaggtcttgcttatccataattctacacaactaacaaaaaatgtgaaataactattcaaaacaaaataaattaaacccaattgcatttatacaaattaatgaagataaaagtgtgtaattacatcaaaacttggtaaaagggaccaataaaatggtataaaaattagtactaattggtccctaacagtaATATGGTGTTTCATTGGTATGTGAATGAGTTGTGATTGACGAGTTTGTGTGAGAATATAATTGATATACTTTGATTTAAGATTGTGTAGATTATGATATGTGTTGGTATCCTACCTTGCAGTATACGCCTGTTGTTATTGAATGTGATTTTTCACCCCTTCAGTTTGgatgttgcctttacatgggcatcatgcaaATACTCAAGAATAGAGTTGCTATTTTGAGTTGAAGCTTGTTCCTGAAGctttttcttttaatttatttattttagatttggttatgctctgatatgtaacactgAGAAGCAACTGTTTTGTTTTATGTTGAGATTTCTAAGAGACAGTGTATGCTTCCGTATTTTATGTTTTTGTGTGATAagaatttggtgaagaattaTGAGTCAATGCTTTTTAATTATGATATGGGATTTATTATGAGATTTAAATGGGTGTGTTTTAATTGAGTATTTTCGTTGtgatgataccctaagtgaagtTGAGCATGTGATGACAAGTGTTGcatatttatttaaattaagtgtTACATGATCAGCAGGTATGTTTCAAGCTGTGTAACATCCTATGTGTGAATGTTGTAAAAAATATCTGATTTAATTATAATTATGAGTTGGGGAAATAGTGTGTTACAttagttggtatcagagcaggtcggtaCATCCGGCTAGGTTTTTGCAATGTTGTTTATTCCCTAGTACGTGACATGTGTGTGAAACATTGTCAGTGCTTGTTTATTTTTCTAACTGTTTTCCTGTAGGAGTTGGATTAAAACAAGTAGGGAAAAAGCTTTTGCGTCTCTGAGATGTTTCGGGTGTGGAGATTTGGTTCGTCGTACCGCTGTTTGTAGGATGCAGGTTATTTGATAAGTCAGTGTTGTTTCCTGAGCTTGGTGAAGGTGGAGATTCAAAGTTTATATCAAATGTTTCGATAAGCCAGTGTCATTTCAAGAGTTTGTTACAAGTGATGAGTTTTTTTATGTCGGCTAAGCAAGTAAGAGAGTCCTTAAGGGATGATGCACAATTGTTGATGATGTTATCCTTGTTAAGAGCCAAAGGAAATAGAGTAGTTGGTGATCTTCCAGTTGTTTGTGGTTTCCATGAAGTGTTTCCTAAAGAAATCATTGATTTTCCGCCAGAGCGTGAGGTTGAGTTTGCTATAgacttagtaccaggtactaGTCTGGTGTCAATGACTCCTTATAGGATGTATGCTTTAGAGTTGGGTGAGCTGAAGAAACAATTGGAGGAGTTACTTAAGGAGAAGTTTATTTGTCCTAGTGTTTCACCAcggggtgcaccagtgttgttaCTCAGGAAGAAAGGTGGtattatgcatttgtgtgttgactatcgacAGTTGAATAAAGTCACAATTAAGAAAAAGTATCCACTTCTGAGAATTGACAGTTTGATGGATTGGTCAGTAGTTGCTTGTGTGTTCAATAATTTTAATTTAAGGTCAaggtatcatcagattcgtgtgaaGGATGAAAGTATTCTGAAGACTGCATTGAGAATGAGGTATGGTCATTACGAGTATTCAGTGATATAGTTGGTGTGTCTAATTCTCCTGGTGTATTCATGGAAAATATGAATAGAACTTTTCATAAGCATTTAGATAAGTTATGGTAGTGTTTATCGATTATATCCTGATTTATTCGAAGACGGATGAAGAGCATGTTGAACATCTGAgagttgtgttaaagttgttgcAAGAGAAGCAATTGTATGCTAAGTTGTCAAAGTGTGAGTTTTGGATGGAAAACGTGATTTTTCTCGTCCATGTTATTTCTAGTGGGGGTATTACGGTGGATCCGTCAAAGGTTGAGGTTGTGTTAAAGTGGGAGACTCATAAGTATGTCACTGAGATCCGAAGTTTTCTTGTGCTAGCTGGTTATTATCGTAGATTTATGGAAGGATTTTCCAAGTTGGAATTGTCGTTAACTCAGTTAACTAAGAAGAGTCAGGCGTATGTTTGGGTTGTTAAGTGCGAAAAAAGTTTTCAAGATCTTAAGAAGAGGTTAACATCAGCTATAGTGTTGATTTTTCTGAGTCTGACTGAATCTTTCGTcgtgtattgtgatgcttctaATATGGGTTTAGGAGGTGCGTTGAGGAAAATAGAAAAGTTGTGGCTTATGCATCAAGGAAAATTAAATTTCATTAGAAGAATTATCATACGCGTGATTTAGAGTTGGTTGTCGTTGTGTTCGCACTTAAGATTTGGAACATTATTTATTTGGCTCTAGGTTTAAAATGGTCAGTGATCATAAGAGTTTAAAGTACATGTTTGATATAAATGAGTTAAATATAAGACATATGAGATGGATTAAGTTGTTGAAGGActatgattttggtttgaattaccatcctggTAAAGCCAATGTCGTAGCCGATGCGTTGAGCAGGAAGACATTGCATATGCCAACGCTAATGGCTAAAGAGTTAGAGTTGATAGAAGAACTTAGAGATTTGAGATTAGTTTGCAAATTCACGTCATAGAGTGTgaagttgggtatgctgaagtttGTTAATAGTGTTCTTGAAGAGATTAAATAAGGTCAAATAACTGATTTGAGATTGGTTAATCGATTAACTTTAATCAACCAAGACCAAGTTGGTGAATTCAGACTTGATGAGGATGGTGTCATCAGATTCAGAGATAGGATTTGTTTTCTTAATGTTCCTGGAtttaagaagagtattcttgaggaaggatACCGAAGTGGTATGAGTATTCATCCCGGTCCTACGaagatgtatcaagatttgaGAAAGATCTTTTCATGGCCTGGAATGAATAAGGAGGTTGTTAAATTCGTGTATgcatgtttgacttgtcagaagttAAAAGTTGAGCATCATAAGTCATTgggtttgatgcaaccgttgtCTATTCTTGAGTGGAAATGGGACAAAAATTAGATGGACTTTGTGTCCGAATTTCTGAGGACAGCGAAGAGTGGTGATACTGTTTGTTTTATTATGGACAGGTTGAATAAATTGGCTCATTTCCTTCTGATAAGACTTAATCATCCATTAGAAAAAATAGTGAAGATGTATATTGAGAGCATTGTATgtctgcatggtattccatctAGTATTGTATCTGACAGTGATTTGAGTTTTACATTGAGATTCTGGGAGAGTTTGCATAAGGCTTTAGGTACAAAGTTACTTTTGAGTTTCGCTTATCATCCGCAGACAGATGGTCAGACGGAGAGAACTATCCAATCTTTAGAAGACTTGTTGAGAGCTTGTGTACTAGAACAAGGAGGTGCTTGTGATAGCATTTTCCCATTGATTGAGTTTGCCTACAACAACAGTTTC from Lathyrus oleraceus cultivar Zhongwan6 chromosome 7, CAAS_Psat_ZW6_1.0, whole genome shotgun sequence encodes the following:
- the LOC127103608 gene encoding uncharacterized mitochondrial protein AtMg00860-like, whose product is MVVFIDYILIYSKTDEEHVEHLRVVLKLLQEKQLYAKLSKCEFWMENVIFLVHVISSGGITVDPSKVEVVLKWETHKYVTEIRSFLVLAGYYRRFMEGFSKLELSLTQLTKKSQAYVWVVKCEKSFQDLKKRLTSAIVLIFLSLTESFVVYCDASNMGLGGALRKIEKFKMVSDHKSLKYMFDINELNIRHMRWIKLLKDYDFGLNYHPGKANVVADALSRKTLHMPTLMAKELELIEELRDLRLVCKFTS